The proteins below come from a single Salinilacihabitans rarus genomic window:
- the gltB gene encoding glutamate synthase large subunit has translation MTQPRIVGSAEPQRGLADPADARSNCGVGVVMDLGGEGGHDVVADGLELLVNLEHRGTTGAETNTGDGAGIVLRTPDAFFRDVLDVALPETYAAGTVFFPHDDETRAALMDLTEETLADYDLDVVAWRDVPTDGDDLGETALDSEPDVWQVFVAPADDRSGDAFDRALYVARRALENAVDDGDIDGADRFYVCSLSSKTVVYKGLLKGEQLPAYYPDLTDERVESTFVMVHERFSTNTLGAWHLAHPYRNVVHNGEFNTIRGNVNWMRARETDIESEVLEDCVEPRSTDDASGQRPRAIEAVKPIIDDPDQSDTASVDNALELLLQDGRDLAHALRMLVPEAWRSDEEMPPERRDFYDFHASLVEPWDGPALVAATDGERVGAVLDRNGLRPCRYEVTTDDRLIVASEAGALETPPEEVEERGRLQPGQLFLADPTEGRVVPDEEVFADLVDDRYGEWVAREQVRLADIAPTDDVAPRHPASALRDQQAAFGYTYDELENLIEPMARKGKDPVGSMGDDTPLSVLTEFNRPLFSYFKQLFAQVTNPPLDYIREDLVTSLESRLGFQRNLLDESPEHARQMVLDSPILTDAELEAIRECDANGVTAATVDITYEPTDAPAGEDLEAAIERVRADAVAAIEAGHDVVLLSDRGVDAGRLAIPSLLATGAVHHHLVRNGLRNHAGLVVESADPRTVHHFATLIGYGAGAVNPYLAYRTIEDLTAGPDGADVEAAIDAYVDAVEDGLLKTMAKMGISTVESYRGAQIFEAVGLDSDVVDEYFEGTENRTEGIGLAEIEADVRERHDAAFGDDEASLDRQGEFEHRSGGIHHQWNPQTVGTLQQAVRSGDYERYEEFAAQINEQGTTLQTLRGLLEFDSDRDPVPIEEVEPVSEIVRRFSTAAMSLGSLSPEAHENNSIAMNRIGGKSNSGEGGEPPERFGTERECNVKQVASGRFGVTSTYLSNADELQIKMAQGSKPGEGGHLPGEKVNEMIAHVRKSTPGVGLISPPPLHDIYSIEDLKQLIFDLKAANEEADINVKLVSEAGIGTIAAGVAKANADVVHISGHDGGTGASPRTSIKSAGLPWELGLAEANQMLCATGLRDRIRVSADGGMKTGRDVAVAALLGAEEYVFGTASLVAEGCVMARQCHKNTCPVGVATQREDLRKRFPGEPEHVINYMTFIAQELREIMADLGFRTVEEMIGRVDVLSQREAVDHPKARRVDLSAVLAEPDGDVRYKVREQDHELDSQLDRDLIDAAREAIEEGRPVSLAADVSNVDRAVGAMLSNRVTRRYGESGLPEDAITVDLEGTAGQSFGAFLAGGVSLHLEGVANDYVGKGLSGGKVTIRTPETAAYDPTENVAIGNVALYGATGGQLYVNGVAGERFAVRNSGAKAVVEGVGDHGCEYMTGGVVAVLGDTGKNFAAGMSGGVAYVFDGRVVPPERRDEDGTAVVAEGEFERKANTGMVTLYEDLDEADETMLRRLVENHVAYTGSERGRALLENWEAALDSFVKVMPDAYRRAITEDGRRDVRAELPGTPEPVAGGESAGYVAGDD, from the coding sequence ATGACACAGCCACGTATCGTCGGCTCCGCCGAGCCTCAGCGGGGGCTCGCCGACCCGGCGGACGCGCGGTCGAACTGCGGCGTCGGCGTCGTCATGGACCTCGGCGGCGAGGGCGGCCACGACGTCGTCGCCGACGGCCTCGAACTGCTCGTCAACCTCGAACACCGCGGCACGACCGGTGCGGAGACGAACACCGGCGACGGCGCCGGCATCGTCCTCCGGACGCCCGACGCCTTCTTCCGTGACGTCCTCGACGTCGCGCTGCCGGAGACGTACGCCGCCGGCACGGTCTTCTTCCCGCACGACGACGAGACGCGGGCGGCCCTGATGGACCTCACGGAGGAGACGCTCGCCGACTACGACCTCGACGTCGTCGCGTGGCGTGACGTCCCGACGGACGGCGACGACCTCGGCGAGACGGCGCTCGACTCCGAACCCGACGTGTGGCAGGTCTTCGTCGCCCCCGCGGACGACCGCTCCGGCGACGCCTTCGACCGCGCGCTCTACGTCGCGCGCCGCGCCCTCGAGAACGCCGTCGACGACGGCGATATCGACGGCGCCGACCGCTTCTACGTCTGCTCGCTGTCCTCGAAGACCGTGGTCTACAAGGGGCTGCTCAAGGGCGAACAGCTCCCCGCCTACTACCCCGACCTGACCGACGAGCGGGTCGAGTCGACGTTCGTGATGGTCCACGAGCGGTTCTCGACGAACACGCTCGGCGCGTGGCACCTCGCCCACCCCTACCGCAACGTCGTCCACAACGGCGAGTTCAACACCATCCGGGGGAACGTCAACTGGATGCGCGCCCGCGAGACGGACATCGAGAGCGAGGTCTTGGAGGACTGCGTGGAACCACGTTCCACGGACGACGCGAGCGGGCAGCGCCCGCGAGCGATCGAGGCGGTCAAGCCGATCATCGACGACCCCGACCAGTCCGACACCGCGAGCGTCGACAACGCGCTCGAACTCCTCCTGCAGGACGGCCGCGACCTCGCCCACGCCCTGCGGATGCTCGTCCCCGAGGCGTGGCGCAGCGACGAGGAGATGCCCCCGGAGCGTCGCGACTTCTACGACTTCCACGCCTCGCTCGTCGAGCCGTGGGACGGCCCCGCGCTCGTCGCCGCGACCGACGGCGAGCGCGTCGGCGCCGTCCTCGACCGCAACGGCCTGCGCCCGTGCCGGTACGAGGTCACGACGGACGACCGCCTGATCGTGGCCAGCGAGGCCGGCGCGCTCGAAACCCCGCCGGAGGAGGTCGAGGAGCGCGGCCGCCTCCAGCCGGGACAGCTCTTCCTCGCCGACCCGACCGAGGGCCGGGTCGTCCCCGACGAGGAGGTCTTCGCCGACCTCGTCGACGACCGCTACGGTGAGTGGGTCGCCCGCGAACAGGTCCGGCTGGCCGATATCGCGCCGACCGACGACGTCGCGCCCCGGCACCCGGCGTCGGCCCTGCGCGACCAGCAGGCCGCCTTCGGCTACACCTACGACGAACTCGAGAACCTGATCGAGCCGATGGCCCGGAAGGGCAAGGACCCGGTCGGCTCGATGGGCGACGACACGCCCCTCTCCGTGCTCACCGAGTTCAACCGGCCGCTGTTCTCGTATTTCAAGCAACTGTTCGCACAGGTCACCAACCCGCCGCTCGACTACATCCGCGAGGACCTCGTGACCTCCCTCGAATCCCGGCTGGGCTTCCAGCGCAACTTGCTCGACGAGTCGCCCGAACACGCCCGCCAGATGGTTCTCGACTCGCCGATCCTCACCGACGCCGAACTCGAAGCGATCCGCGAGTGCGACGCCAACGGCGTCACGGCCGCGACCGTCGATATCACCTACGAGCCGACGGACGCGCCCGCCGGCGAGGACCTCGAAGCCGCGATCGAACGCGTCCGCGCGGACGCCGTCGCGGCGATCGAGGCCGGCCACGACGTCGTGCTCCTCTCGGACCGCGGCGTCGACGCCGGCCGACTGGCGATCCCGAGCCTGCTCGCGACCGGCGCGGTCCACCACCACCTCGTGCGCAACGGGCTTCGCAACCACGCCGGCCTCGTCGTCGAGTCCGCCGACCCGCGGACGGTCCACCACTTCGCGACGCTGATCGGCTACGGCGCGGGCGCGGTCAACCCGTACCTCGCCTACCGGACGATCGAGGACCTCACGGCCGGTCCCGACGGGGCCGACGTCGAGGCCGCCATCGACGCCTACGTCGACGCCGTCGAGGACGGCCTGCTGAAGACGATGGCGAAGATGGGCATCTCGACGGTCGAGAGCTACCGCGGCGCCCAGATCTTCGAGGCCGTGGGGCTCGACTCCGACGTGGTCGACGAGTACTTCGAGGGGACCGAGAACCGCACCGAGGGGATCGGCCTCGCGGAGATCGAGGCCGACGTCCGGGAGCGCCACGACGCCGCGTTCGGCGACGACGAGGCGAGCCTCGACCGGCAAGGCGAGTTCGAGCACCGGTCGGGCGGCATCCACCACCAGTGGAACCCCCAGACCGTGGGGACGCTCCAGCAGGCCGTCCGCTCGGGCGACTACGAGCGCTACGAGGAGTTCGCCGCACAGATCAACGAACAGGGGACGACCCTGCAGACCCTGCGTGGCCTCCTCGAGTTCGACTCCGACCGCGACCCCGTCCCGATCGAGGAGGTCGAACCCGTCTCCGAGATCGTCCGGCGGTTCTCGACGGCGGCGATGTCGCTGGGCTCGCTCTCGCCGGAGGCCCACGAGAACAACTCGATCGCGATGAACCGCATCGGCGGCAAGAGCAATTCGGGCGAGGGCGGCGAACCGCCCGAGCGCTTCGGCACCGAGCGGGAGTGCAACGTCAAGCAGGTCGCCTCGGGCCGGTTCGGCGTCACGAGCACCTACCTCTCGAACGCCGACGAGTTGCAGATCAAGATGGCACAGGGCTCGAAGCCCGGCGAGGGCGGCCACCTCCCCGGCGAGAAGGTCAACGAGATGATCGCCCACGTCCGCAAGTCCACCCCCGGCGTCGGCCTCATCTCGCCGCCGCCGCTGCACGACATCTACTCGATCGAGGACCTGAAACAGCTGATCTTCGACCTCAAGGCCGCCAACGAGGAGGCCGACATCAACGTCAAACTGGTCTCCGAGGCCGGCATCGGCACCATCGCCGCCGGCGTCGCGAAGGCAAACGCCGACGTGGTCCACATCTCCGGCCACGACGGCGGCACCGGCGCCTCGCCGCGCACGTCGATCAAGAGCGCCGGCCTCCCGTGGGAACTCGGCCTCGCGGAGGCCAACCAGATGCTCTGTGCGACCGGCCTGCGCGACCGCATCCGCGTCTCCGCCGACGGCGGGATGAAGACCGGCCGCGACGTCGCGGTCGCCGCCCTGCTGGGCGCCGAGGAGTACGTCTTCGGCACCGCCTCGCTGGTCGCCGAGGGCTGCGTGATGGCCCGGCAGTGTCACAAGAACACCTGCCCCGTCGGCGTCGCCACCCAGCGCGAGGACCTCCGCAAGCGGTTCCCCGGCGAACCCGAGCACGTCATCAACTACATGACGTTCATCGCGCAGGAACTGCGCGAGATCATGGCCGACCTCGGATTCCGCACGGTCGAGGAGATGATCGGCCGCGTCGACGTCCTCTCCCAGCGCGAGGCCGTCGACCACCCGAAGGCTCGCCGGGTCGACCTCTCGGCGGTCCTCGCAGAACCCGACGGCGACGTCCGCTACAAGGTCCGCGAGCAGGACCACGAACTCGACTCGCAACTCGACCGCGACCTGATCGACGCCGCGCGCGAGGCGATCGAGGAGGGACGGCCCGTCTCGCTGGCCGCCGACGTCTCCAACGTCGACCGCGCGGTCGGCGCGATGCTCTCGAACCGGGTGACGCGCCGCTACGGCGAGTCCGGCCTCCCCGAGGACGCGATCACCGTCGATCTGGAGGGAACCGCCGGCCAGAGTTTCGGCGCGTTCCTCGCGGGCGGCGTCTCGTTGCACCTGGAGGGCGTGGCCAACGACTACGTCGGCAAGGGACTCTCGGGCGGCAAGGTGACGATCCGCACCCCCGAGACGGCCGCCTACGACCCGACCGAGAACGTCGCCATCGGCAACGTCGCTCTCTACGGCGCGACCGGCGGCCAGTTGTACGTCAACGGCGTCGCCGGCGAGCGCTTCGCCGTCCGCAACTCGGGTGCGAAGGCCGTCGTCGAGGGCGTCGGCGACCACGGCTGCGAGTACATGACCGGGGGCGTCGTCGCCGTCCTCGGCGACACCGGGAAGAACTTCGCGGCCGGGATGTCCGGCGGCGTCGCCTACGTGTTCGATGGCCGCGTCGTTCCGCCGGAACGACGCGACGAAGACGGCACAGCCGTCGTCGCGGAGGGCGAGTTCGAACGGAAGGCCAACACCGGGATGGTCACCCTCTACGAGGACCTCGACGAGGCCGACGAGACGATGCTGCGTCGCCTCGTCGAGAACCACGTCGCCTACACCGGCAGCGAGCGCGGCCGCGCGCTGCTGGAAAACTGGGAGGCCGCCCTCGACTCGTTCGTGAAGGTGATGCCCGACGCCTACCGCCGCGCGATCACCGAGGACGGCCGGCGGGACGTCCGCGCGGAACTGCCGGGGACGCCCGAACCGGTCGCCGGCGGGGAGTCCGCGGGCTACGTCGCCGGCGACGACTGA
- the proS gene encoding proline--tRNA ligase — protein sequence MSDESQELGITESKSHRPGEWYAEVVRKAGLADYAPMGGFIVTKPRGYALWEAIQDALDGWFKDTGVTNAYFPMFIPESYLEREKDIVEGFDPEVAWVTKGGHDELEERLAVRPTSESIIAPFMAQWVRSHRDLPLRLNQWCSVVRWEATETKPFFRTKEFLWQEGHTAHATDEGAWEEVWTRLGQYERVYEEVLAIPVLRGKKPEHDKFPGADTTTTVECLMPDGKSVQGGTSHNLGQSFAEAFDITFVDEDEAERTAYTTSWGLSWRALGALIMTHSDDQGLVLPPTIAPTQVAVVPIWQEDTKETVLEYAEGIAADLEDAGVRVELDDRDERNPGFKFNEHELHGVPLRIEIGPNEVDDGEATLVHRPDGERAVADRADIVGTVDEHLETIYDELYDAAKENLEENVREAHSPEEILGTIGKHGGYVKTPWCGDEACEEAIKEKIAAEIVMQPLEDQGGTTAGEPTTPEDDAECGVCGDPADEIAYFAKSY from the coding sequence ATGAGCGACGAGAGTCAGGAACTCGGCATCACCGAGTCCAAATCGCACCGGCCCGGCGAGTGGTACGCCGAGGTCGTCCGGAAGGCGGGACTGGCCGACTACGCGCCCATGGGCGGGTTCATCGTCACGAAGCCCCGCGGCTACGCGCTGTGGGAGGCGATACAGGACGCCCTGGACGGCTGGTTCAAGGACACCGGCGTCACGAACGCCTACTTCCCGATGTTCATCCCCGAGAGCTACCTCGAACGGGAGAAGGACATCGTCGAGGGCTTCGACCCCGAGGTGGCGTGGGTCACGAAGGGCGGTCACGACGAACTGGAGGAACGCCTCGCGGTGCGCCCGACCAGCGAGTCGATCATCGCCCCCTTCATGGCCCAGTGGGTCCGCAGCCACCGCGACCTCCCCCTCCGGTTGAACCAGTGGTGTTCGGTCGTCCGCTGGGAGGCGACGGAGACGAAGCCGTTCTTCCGGACCAAGGAGTTCCTCTGGCAGGAGGGTCACACCGCCCACGCGACCGACGAGGGGGCGTGGGAGGAGGTCTGGACCCGCCTCGGCCAGTACGAGCGCGTCTACGAGGAGGTACTCGCCATCCCGGTCCTGCGCGGGAAGAAGCCCGAACACGACAAGTTCCCCGGGGCGGACACGACGACGACCGTCGAGTGTCTGATGCCCGACGGCAAGTCGGTGCAAGGCGGCACCAGCCACAATCTCGGCCAGTCGTTCGCGGAGGCGTTCGACATCACCTTCGTCGACGAGGACGAGGCGGAGCGCACCGCCTACACCACCTCGTGGGGGCTCTCCTGGCGCGCGCTCGGGGCGCTCATCATGACCCACTCGGACGATCAGGGTCTCGTGCTCCCCCCGACGATCGCGCCCACGCAGGTCGCCGTCGTCCCCATCTGGCAGGAGGACACCAAGGAGACGGTCCTCGAGTACGCCGAGGGGATCGCCGCCGACCTCGAAGACGCCGGCGTCCGCGTCGAACTCGACGACCGCGACGAGCGCAACCCCGGCTTCAAGTTCAACGAACACGAACTCCACGGCGTCCCTCTCCGGATCGAGATCGGTCCCAACGAGGTCGACGACGGGGAGGCCACCCTCGTCCACCGCCCGGACGGCGAGCGGGCCGTCGCGGACCGCGCGGACATCGTCGGGACGGTCGACGAGCACCTCGAGACGATCTACGACGAACTCTACGACGCGGCGAAGGAGAACCTCGAGGAGAACGTCCGGGAGGCCCACAGCCCCGAGGAGATCCTCGGGACGATCGGCAAGCACGGCGGCTACGTGAAGACGCCGTGGTGTGGCGACGAGGCCTGCGAGGAGGCCATCAAGGAGAAGATCGCCGCCGAGATCGTCATGCAACCGCTCGAGGATCAGGGCGGGACCACCGCCGGGGAGCCGACGACTCCCGAGGACGACGCCGAGTGTGGCGTCTGTGGCGACCCCGCCGACGAGATCGCCTACTTCGCGAAGTCCTACTGA
- the phnD gene encoding phosphate/phosphite/phosphonate ABC transporter substrate-binding protein — protein MVGTNGSRRDVLKATACACCGAALAGCLTGNDGDDGGSGPSEDDFPEFNPLDPEFPQLTSTLLDHGFETGSIEELDTFEERDEPHYGDPPRETPDDESEWLDPDTLDFAMVPTEDPAVFEGVLDPLLENIEKETGKNVENNPLQSYAAQIEAMRNERLHVAGFSTGSTPFAVNNSGAVPFGIQVGEEEFGYRLWVITQADNDEITELGDMAGKNVAHTDQSSNSGHLAPNALFTDAGVTPGEDYEIEFSGSHENSAAGIFHGDYDVAPICSTCYARVADRGDVDPTQIKCIWASAPFPTTSFCYRYNLHPDVQEGVRRAFLDYDYQDTQIAEEFEGRGTWVEIDYATHYHDILVNHEVNGVDYEDDDV, from the coding sequence ATGGTTGGCACGAACGGTTCGAGACGAGACGTCCTGAAAGCGACGGCGTGTGCCTGCTGTGGCGCGGCGCTCGCCGGCTGTCTGACCGGAAACGACGGTGACGACGGGGGGAGCGGTCCGAGCGAGGACGACTTCCCCGAGTTCAACCCGCTCGACCCCGAGTTCCCGCAACTCACTTCGACGCTGCTCGACCACGGCTTCGAGACCGGTTCGATCGAGGAACTCGACACCTTCGAGGAGCGCGACGAACCCCACTACGGCGACCCGCCGCGGGAGACGCCGGACGACGAGAGCGAGTGGCTCGACCCCGACACGCTCGACTTCGCGATGGTGCCGACCGAAGACCCCGCCGTCTTCGAGGGGGTGCTCGACCCGCTGCTCGAGAACATCGAAAAGGAGACCGGCAAGAACGTCGAGAACAATCCGCTGCAGTCGTACGCGGCCCAGATCGAGGCGATGCGCAACGAGCGCCTGCACGTCGCCGGCTTCTCGACCGGGTCGACGCCGTTCGCGGTCAACAACTCCGGGGCCGTCCCGTTCGGCATTCAGGTCGGCGAGGAGGAGTTCGGCTACCGGCTGTGGGTCATCACGCAGGCCGACAACGACGAGATCACCGAACTCGGGGACATGGCCGGCAAGAACGTCGCCCACACCGACCAGTCGTCGAACTCCGGGCACCTCGCGCCGAACGCGCTGTTCACCGACGCCGGCGTCACCCCGGGCGAGGACTACGAGATCGAGTTCTCCGGCAGCCACGAGAACAGCGCCGCGGGCATCTTCCACGGCGACTACGACGTCGCGCCGATCTGTAGCACCTGCTACGCGCGAGTCGCCGACCGCGGCGACGTCGACCCCACGCAGATCAAGTGCATCTGGGCCAGCGCGCCGTTCCCGACCACCTCGTTCTGTTACCGCTACAACCTCCACCCCGACGTTCAGGAGGGCGTCAGGCGCGCGTTCCTCGACTACGACTACCAGGACACCCAGATCGCCGAGGAGTTCGAGGGCCGCGGGACGTGGGTCGAGATCGACTACGCCACCCACTACCACGATATCCTCGTCAACCACGAGGTCAACGGGGTCGACTACGAGGACGACGACGTCTGA
- the phnC gene encoding phosphonate ABC transporter ATP-binding protein yields the protein MLRIVDLDKTYQTGDRALKGASMEVSGNEVVAIIGPSGAGKSTLVRCINRLTEPTDGEVWLDDTELTALSKRQLRKTRRDVGMIFQEYGLVERLTVMENVLSGRLGYLSNWNAFRRNFPAEDVEYAYETLDRVGLADMENKRADELSGGQRQRVGIARAVVQRPKILLADEPTSSLDPDTSRAVMDLLTEIAREESIPVLINIHEVELALEYADRVVGLHDGEIVFEGGPEDVDEGARDVIYRGADEGVAPGAGAAASDPDDEGVAPADGSTREL from the coding sequence ATGCTCAGGATAGTCGACCTCGACAAGACCTACCAGACCGGCGACCGCGCGCTCAAGGGGGCTTCCATGGAGGTTTCGGGCAACGAGGTCGTCGCGATCATCGGCCCGAGCGGCGCCGGCAAGAGCACGCTCGTCCGGTGTATCAACCGCCTCACGGAACCGACCGACGGCGAGGTGTGGCTCGACGACACCGAACTCACGGCGCTGTCGAAGCGACAGCTCCGGAAGACCCGCCGGGACGTCGGGATGATCTTCCAGGAGTACGGTCTCGTCGAGCGCCTGACCGTGATGGAGAACGTCCTCTCGGGACGGCTCGGCTACCTCAGCAACTGGAACGCGTTCCGCCGGAACTTCCCGGCGGAGGACGTCGAGTACGCCTACGAGACGCTCGACCGCGTGGGGCTGGCCGACATGGAGAACAAGCGGGCCGACGAACTCTCGGGCGGCCAGCGCCAGCGCGTCGGCATCGCGCGGGCGGTCGTCCAGCGGCCGAAGATCCTGCTCGCCGACGAGCCGACGTCGAGCCTCGACCCCGACACCTCCCGGGCCGTGATGGACCTCCTGACCGAGATCGCCCGCGAGGAGTCGATCCCGGTGCTCATCAACATCCACGAGGTGGAACTCGCGCTGGAGTACGCAGACCGGGTCGTCGGCCTCCACGACGGCGAGATCGTCTTCGAGGGCGGCCCCGAGGACGTCGACGAGGGCGCGCGGGACGTGATCTACCGTGGCGCCGACGAGGGGGTCGCCCCCGGCGCCGGCGCGGCGGCGAGCGACCCCGACGACGAGGGAGTCGCCCCCGCCGACGGCTCGACCCGGGAGCTATGA
- the phnE gene encoding phosphonate ABC transporter, permease protein PhnE yields the protein MSSGTEADRGRADHPREWERPTVFYNAAVKYVVYAAIAAFVLWSLWEIRIGVDRILSGAAAALDLLREMYPPNFGPRKRELILRGMVESIAMSIVATVVGVVVSIPIAVMAAENLVPRPVYLVGRAIVSVSRALHELVLGILAVVAVGIGPLAGVIALVFATPGFYSKLLAEDLEDIDENQRDAVRAVGGSPLQVLLYGVYPQVVPRIAGLAIYRWDINIRASTIIGIVGAGGIGITLINAFDRYEFDFAVAIVMVIIAVVLLGEGVSAYTRRWIQ from the coding sequence ATGAGTTCGGGGACCGAGGCCGACCGCGGGCGCGCCGACCACCCCCGCGAGTGGGAGCGGCCGACGGTGTTCTACAACGCCGCGGTGAAGTACGTCGTCTACGCGGCCATCGCGGCGTTCGTCCTGTGGAGCCTCTGGGAGATCCGGATCGGCGTCGACCGGATCCTCTCCGGCGCGGCGGCCGCACTCGACCTGCTCCGCGAGATGTATCCGCCGAACTTCGGGCCGCGCAAGCGCGAACTCATCCTCCGGGGGATGGTCGAGAGCATCGCGATGTCGATCGTCGCGACGGTCGTCGGCGTCGTGGTCAGCATCCCGATCGCCGTGATGGCGGCGGAGAACCTCGTCCCCCGGCCGGTCTACCTCGTGGGCCGGGCGATCGTCTCGGTCTCGCGCGCGCTGCACGAACTCGTGCTGGGGATCCTCGCCGTCGTCGCCGTCGGCATCGGCCCCCTCGCGGGCGTGATCGCGCTCGTGTTCGCCACGCCCGGCTTCTACTCGAAGCTGCTCGCCGAGGACCTGGAGGACATCGACGAGAACCAGCGCGACGCCGTCCGCGCGGTCGGCGGTTCGCCCCTGCAGGTGCTCCTCTACGGCGTCTACCCGCAGGTCGTGCCGCGGATCGCCGGCCTGGCGATCTACCGCTGGGACATCAACATCCGCGCGAGCACGATCATCGGCATCGTCGGCGCCGGCGGCATCGGCATCACGCTGATCAACGCCTTCGACCGTTACGAGTTCGACTTCGCGGTGGCGATCGTCATGGTCATCATCGCCGTCGTCCTGCTCGGCGAGGGCGTAAGCGCCTACACGCGGAGGTGGATACAGTGA
- the phnE gene encoding phosphonate ABC transporter, permease protein PhnE, with protein MSTESAGGVRDWSARGRRRRLVRYLAGLLTLVAVAVSWRALGVRYEYVRSAPESVRDLLNRMYPPDAAYANEIVGPLLETVNIAVLGTGLAILLALPVAFIGAENTTPNRATYALGKFLIVATRSVNVIIWAILFVILFGAGALAGVLAVGFRSIGFVAKLVSEEIEEISPTQVEAVRATGASRTQTLLYGIVPQVKPAFVGVSVYRWDINVRSSTIIGFVGAGGIGVELQNSINFLDWHRVLTILLAILAVVIVSELLSAYLRSKVR; from the coding sequence GTGAGCACCGAATCCGCCGGGGGCGTCCGCGACTGGAGCGCCAGAGGGCGCCGACGACGGCTCGTCCGCTACCTCGCCGGGCTCCTGACGCTCGTCGCGGTCGCCGTCTCGTGGCGCGCACTCGGCGTCCGCTACGAGTACGTCCGGTCCGCCCCCGAATCGGTTCGGGACCTGCTCAACCGGATGTACCCGCCGGACGCCGCCTACGCGAACGAGATCGTCGGCCCGCTGCTGGAGACCGTCAACATCGCGGTCCTCGGGACCGGACTCGCCATCCTGCTGGCGCTGCCGGTCGCGTTCATCGGCGCCGAGAACACCACGCCGAACCGCGCGACGTACGCGCTGGGGAAGTTCCTCATCGTCGCCACGCGGTCGGTGAACGTCATCATCTGGGCGATCCTCTTCGTGATCCTGTTCGGGGCGGGCGCGCTCGCGGGCGTGCTCGCGGTGGGGTTCCGGTCGATCGGCTTCGTCGCCAAACTCGTCTCCGAGGAGATCGAGGAGATCAGCCCGACGCAGGTCGAGGCCGTCCGCGCGACCGGCGCCAGCAGGACCCAGACGCTGCTGTACGGGATCGTCCCACAGGTGAAGCCGGCGTTCGTCGGCGTCTCGGTCTACCGCTGGGACATCAACGTCCGGTCGAGCACGATCATCGGCTTCGTCGGCGCCGGCGGCATCGGCGTCGAACTCCAGAACAGCATCAACTTCCTCGACTGGCACCGCGTGCTGACGATCCTGCTTGCCATCCTCGCGGTCGTCATCGTCAGTGAATTGCTCTCGGCGTACCTACGTTCGAAGGTACGCTAG
- a CDS encoding HAD-IIA family hydrolase: MNYDGILLDLDGTIYRGDGLVPGATAAVERAREAAPVLFLSNNATKRPADYASTLTDLGIPAAPEDVLTSAAIAGEWLAGTHPDRPALVVGEAALVAELEAAGVTVTDDPDRAGVVVASMDRSFDYATLRRAFDALDEGTPFVATNPDRTCPVADGEVPDAAGMIGAIEGVTGRSLDRVLGKPSATAAEVAIATLDCPPERCLLVGDRLETDVEMGARSGMTTVLVLTGASDRADLTAAAHDPDYVLDSIADLPALLDDAG; encoded by the coding sequence ATGAACTACGACGGCATCCTTCTGGACCTCGACGGAACCATCTACCGGGGTGACGGCCTCGTCCCGGGCGCCACAGCGGCGGTCGAACGCGCCCGCGAGGCCGCGCCCGTCCTGTTCCTGTCGAACAACGCGACGAAGCGACCGGCCGACTACGCGAGCACGCTGACCGACCTCGGGATCCCGGCCGCCCCCGAGGACGTGCTCACGTCCGCGGCCATCGCCGGCGAGTGGCTCGCGGGAACCCACCCCGACAGGCCGGCGCTGGTCGTCGGGGAGGCGGCGCTGGTCGCCGAACTCGAAGCGGCCGGCGTGACCGTGACCGACGACCCCGACCGGGCGGGGGTCGTCGTCGCGTCGATGGACCGCTCGTTCGACTACGCGACGCTCCGGCGGGCGTTCGACGCCCTCGACGAGGGGACGCCGTTCGTCGCGACCAACCCCGACCGCACCTGTCCGGTAGCCGACGGCGAGGTGCCCGACGCGGCCGGGATGATCGGCGCCATCGAGGGCGTCACCGGCCGGTCGCTCGATCGCGTCCTCGGGAAACCGTCGGCCACGGCCGCCGAGGTCGCGATCGCGACCCTCGACTGCCCGCCCGAGCGGTGTCTGCTCGTCGGCGACCGCCTCGAGACCGACGTCGAGATGGGCGCGCGCTCGGGGATGACGACCGTGCTCGTCCTCACCGGGGCGAGCGACCGGGCGGACCTGACGGCCGCCGCCCACGACCCGGACTACGTGCTCGACTCGATCGCGGACCTGCCGGCGCTTCTCGACGACGCCGGGTAG